Proteins from a genomic interval of Marmota flaviventris isolate mMarFla1 chromosome 8, mMarFla1.hap1, whole genome shotgun sequence:
- the Dtx3l gene encoding E3 ubiquitin-protein ligase DTX3L isoform X4 translates to MASSPCPPSPLLVRVSQSMPRLHRKLESYFQSRLSGGGECTVRPVGPSAPDTFRVEFRERAAKEGVLKKGDHHISIDEKPVPIFLDTTKKPKEKTKPGSSSLTQSQAEAQSGEKHPNKGPVPNNVNSYVQKIFLTVTADLNCDLFSKEQRAHVTTLCPRVKKLEGDNGIEKVCGDFRDIEKIYHFLSEQLLENERNQESSPSTTERKPLDQQDCDSCFFPSEPKPRSEEKGSHFEIPLHFFEYFRYTCPGKIDSIEKRFGVNTKIQDIPPNTVYLDFTSSHSEDIEAARESFVSDFQKTIESLKQERVFLEDRKWANNIKQELSHRFPKLLIKDQGGVLTLLGTQDDISAANQKISEFLVLKPVKIFAPSCMKNTIEIDTAHYKLLEAQLLKKIVEIEQKYNSHSKVREKGQKTCILFDPKDKEIDLSVHAYASFIDAFQHATCQLTKEVLLLKTLGKEKQHLRGTKFADDFRKRHPDIHFVLSRETMTLTGLPNHVAEAKQYVLKSGDLSLSAGEKLNKDHETPMDTDSNNSKAASPSFKDSASSVASEADKKEKDTCVICMDTISDKHVLPKCKHEFCRCCIIEAMSYKPVCPVCQTSYGVQKGNQPEGTMIHKTVKESLPGYPSCGTIVITYDMSGGIQTNKHPNPGKPYYGIQRIAYLPDNKEGKKVLELLSKAFEQKLIFTVGQSRTSGISNVITWNDIHHKTSRYGGPENYGYPDPHYLERVKEELKAKGIDFTAPRTSLVLQQPLLRKAGPRKFVATLAAAHLICPPPPIPLKRSCA, encoded by the exons CTAAGGAGGGAGTGTTGAAAAAAGGAGATCACCACATCTCGATTGATGAGAAACCTGTGCCCATTTTTCTGGATACCACTAAGAagccaaaagagaaaacaaaacctgGAAGTTCTTCACTGACACAGTCACAAGCTGAAGCACAGTCTGGGGAGAAACATCCAAATAAAGGTCCTGTTCCTAATAATGTCAACTCCTATGTCCAAAAG ATCTTTCTTACTGTGACAGCCGATCTGAACTGTGACCTGTTCTCCAAAGAGCAGAGGGCACATGTAACCACTCTCTGCCCCAGAGTCAAAAAGTTGGAGGGTGACAATGGAATTGAGAAGGTGTGTGGTGATTTCAGAGATATTGAGAAAATATATCACTTCTTAAGTGAGCAGCTCCTGGAGAATGAGAGGAATCAGGAATCTTCCCCTTCTACCACGGAGAGGAAACCACTTGACCAGCAGGACTGTGACAGCTGCTTTTTTCCTTCTGAACCAAAACCCAGGTCAGAAGAAAAAGGCAGCCATTTTGAAATTCCCTTGCATTTCTTTGAATACTTCAGATATACCTGTCCTGGTAAAATAGACTCAATAGAGAAAAGATTTGGTGTAAACACTAAAATTCAAGATATCCCTCCCAATACAGTCTATTTAGACTTTACCTCCAGCCATTCAGAGGACATAGAAGCAGCTCGTGAGTCTTTTGTCAGCGACTTTCAGAAGACCATTGAATCTCTGAAGCAAGAACGTGTCTTTTTAGAAGATAGGAAGTGGGCAAATAACATCAAACAGGAGTTGAGTCACAGATTTCCAAAGCTCCTGATAAAGGATCAAGGAGGAGTGCTCACTCTCCTTGGGACCCAAGATGACATTTCAGCTGCCAATCAAAAAATTTCCGAATTTCTTGTCTTGAAACCTGTGAAAATATTTGCTCCCAGTTGCATGAAGAACACAATTGAGATTGACACTGCTCACTATAAGCTTCTAGAAGCTCAGTTACTCAAAAAGATAGTAGAGATAGAGCAAAAGTACAATAGTCATAGTAAAGTTAGGGAGAAAGGTCAGAAAACCTGCATTCTATTTGATCCAAAGGATAAGGAGATAGATCTGTCTGTGCATGCTTATGCAAGTTTCATCGATGCCTTTCAACATGCCACCTGTCAGTTGACGAAAGAAGTCCTTTTACTGAAAACTTTGGGCAAGGAGAAACAGCACTTACGTGGGACTAAGTTTGCTGATGACTTTAGAAAGAGGCATCCAGATATACACTTTGTGCTGAGTCGAGAGACAATGACTTTGACTGGTTTGCCAAATCACGTTGCAGAGGCAAAACAATATGTCTTAAAGAGTGGGGACCTGTCTCTGTCAGCTGGAGAGAAATTGAACAAAGATCATGAAACACCCATGGACACTGATAGTAATAATTCAAAAGCAGCTTCGCCTTCATTCAAGGACTCTGCAAGTTCTGTGGCCTCCGAAGCAGATAAGAAGGAAAAGGACACCTGTGTCATCTGCATGGACACCATTAGTGACAAACACGTACTACCAAAGTGCAAGCACGAATTCTGCAGGTGTTGTATCATTGAAGCCATGTCTTATAAGCCTGTCTGCCCCGTGTGTCAGACTTCTTATGGTGTCCAGAAAGGGAATCAACCAGAAGGAACCATGATTCATAAAACTGTAAAAGAGTCACTTCCGGGTTATCCATCCTGTGGCACCATTGTCATTACATATGATATGTCAGGAGGCATACAAACG AACAAGCATCCAAACCCAGGAAAGCCTTATTATGGAATACAGCGAATTGCATACTTGCCTGataataaggaaggaaagaaggtttTGGAACTACTTTCAAAAGCCTTTGAACAAAAGCTGATTTTCACAGTGGGGCAATCTCGAACATCAGGAATCTCAAATGTCATTACATGGAATGATATACATCACAAAACATCCCGGTACGGAGGACCAGAAAA TTATGGCTACCCTGATCCTCACTACCTGGAACGTGTCAAGGAGGAACTGAAAGCTAAAGGAATTGA TTTTACAGCACCCAGAACTTCTCTCGTCCTACAGCAGCCCCTGCTCAGAAAGGCAGGTCCAAGGAAATTTGTCGCCACCCTGGCCGCCGCCCATctgatctgcccccccccccccatccctctAAAAAGGTCTTGTGCCTGA
- the Dtx3l gene encoding E3 ubiquitin-protein ligase DTX3L isoform X3 codes for MASSPCPPSPLLVRVSQSMPRLHRKLESYFQSRLSGGGECTVRPVGPSAPDTFRVEFRERAAKEGVLKKGDHHISIDEKPVPIFLDTTKKPKEKTKPGSSSLTQSQAEAQSGEKHPNKGPVPNNVNSYVQKIFLTVTADLNCDLFSKEQRAHVTTLCPRVKKLEGDNGIEKVCGDFRDIEKIYHFLSEQLLENERNQESSPSTTERKPLDQQDCDSCFFPSEPKPRSEEKGSHFEIPLHFFEYFRYTCPGKIDSIEKRFGVNTKIQDIPPNTVYLDFTSSHSEDIEAARESFVSDFQKTIESLKQERVFLEDRKWANNIKQELSHRFPKLLIKDQGGVLTLLGTQDDISAANQKISEFLVLKPVKIFAPSCMKNTIEIDTAHYKLLEAQLLKKIVEIEQKYNSHSKVREKGQKTCILFDPKDKEIDLSVHAYASFIDAFQHATCQLTKEVLLLKTLGKEKQHLRGTKFADDFRKRHPDIHFVLSRETMTLTGLPNHVAEAKQYVLKSGDLSLSAGEKLNKDHETPMDTDSNNSKAASPSFKDSASSVASEADKKEKDTCVICMDTISDKHVLPKCKHEFCRCCIIEAMSYKPVCPVCQTSYGVQKGNQPEGTMIHKTVKESLPGYPSCGTIVITYDMSGGIQTNKHPNPGKPYYGIQRIAYLPDNKEGKKVLELLSKAFEQKLIFTVGQSRTSGISNVITWNDIHHKTSRYGYPDPHYLERVKEELKAKGIDFRRTQHLCFVCGAEDRTPRMPVLQHPELLSSYSSPCSERQVQGNLSPPWPPPI; via the exons CTAAGGAGGGAGTGTTGAAAAAAGGAGATCACCACATCTCGATTGATGAGAAACCTGTGCCCATTTTTCTGGATACCACTAAGAagccaaaagagaaaacaaaacctgGAAGTTCTTCACTGACACAGTCACAAGCTGAAGCACAGTCTGGGGAGAAACATCCAAATAAAGGTCCTGTTCCTAATAATGTCAACTCCTATGTCCAAAAG ATCTTTCTTACTGTGACAGCCGATCTGAACTGTGACCTGTTCTCCAAAGAGCAGAGGGCACATGTAACCACTCTCTGCCCCAGAGTCAAAAAGTTGGAGGGTGACAATGGAATTGAGAAGGTGTGTGGTGATTTCAGAGATATTGAGAAAATATATCACTTCTTAAGTGAGCAGCTCCTGGAGAATGAGAGGAATCAGGAATCTTCCCCTTCTACCACGGAGAGGAAACCACTTGACCAGCAGGACTGTGACAGCTGCTTTTTTCCTTCTGAACCAAAACCCAGGTCAGAAGAAAAAGGCAGCCATTTTGAAATTCCCTTGCATTTCTTTGAATACTTCAGATATACCTGTCCTGGTAAAATAGACTCAATAGAGAAAAGATTTGGTGTAAACACTAAAATTCAAGATATCCCTCCCAATACAGTCTATTTAGACTTTACCTCCAGCCATTCAGAGGACATAGAAGCAGCTCGTGAGTCTTTTGTCAGCGACTTTCAGAAGACCATTGAATCTCTGAAGCAAGAACGTGTCTTTTTAGAAGATAGGAAGTGGGCAAATAACATCAAACAGGAGTTGAGTCACAGATTTCCAAAGCTCCTGATAAAGGATCAAGGAGGAGTGCTCACTCTCCTTGGGACCCAAGATGACATTTCAGCTGCCAATCAAAAAATTTCCGAATTTCTTGTCTTGAAACCTGTGAAAATATTTGCTCCCAGTTGCATGAAGAACACAATTGAGATTGACACTGCTCACTATAAGCTTCTAGAAGCTCAGTTACTCAAAAAGATAGTAGAGATAGAGCAAAAGTACAATAGTCATAGTAAAGTTAGGGAGAAAGGTCAGAAAACCTGCATTCTATTTGATCCAAAGGATAAGGAGATAGATCTGTCTGTGCATGCTTATGCAAGTTTCATCGATGCCTTTCAACATGCCACCTGTCAGTTGACGAAAGAAGTCCTTTTACTGAAAACTTTGGGCAAGGAGAAACAGCACTTACGTGGGACTAAGTTTGCTGATGACTTTAGAAAGAGGCATCCAGATATACACTTTGTGCTGAGTCGAGAGACAATGACTTTGACTGGTTTGCCAAATCACGTTGCAGAGGCAAAACAATATGTCTTAAAGAGTGGGGACCTGTCTCTGTCAGCTGGAGAGAAATTGAACAAAGATCATGAAACACCCATGGACACTGATAGTAATAATTCAAAAGCAGCTTCGCCTTCATTCAAGGACTCTGCAAGTTCTGTGGCCTCCGAAGCAGATAAGAAGGAAAAGGACACCTGTGTCATCTGCATGGACACCATTAGTGACAAACACGTACTACCAAAGTGCAAGCACGAATTCTGCAGGTGTTGTATCATTGAAGCCATGTCTTATAAGCCTGTCTGCCCCGTGTGTCAGACTTCTTATGGTGTCCAGAAAGGGAATCAACCAGAAGGAACCATGATTCATAAAACTGTAAAAGAGTCACTTCCGGGTTATCCATCCTGTGGCACCATTGTCATTACATATGATATGTCAGGAGGCATACAAACG AACAAGCATCCAAACCCAGGAAAGCCTTATTATGGAATACAGCGAATTGCATACTTGCCTGataataaggaaggaaagaaggtttTGGAACTACTTTCAAAAGCCTTTGAACAAAAGCTGATTTTCACAGTGGGGCAATCTCGAACATCAGGAATCTCAAATGTCATTACATGGAATGATATACATCACAAAACATCCCG TTATGGCTACCCTGATCCTCACTACCTGGAACGTGTCAAGGAGGAACTGAAAGCTAAAGGAATTGA ttttcggcggacacaacatctttgttttgtatgtggtgctgaggatcgaacccctcgcatgccag TTTTACAGCACCCAGAACTTCTCTCGTCCTACAGCAGCCCCTGCTCAGAAAGGCAGGTCCAAGGAAATTTGTCGCCACCCTGGCCGCCGCCCATctga
- the Dtx3l gene encoding E3 ubiquitin-protein ligase DTX3L isoform X2 has product MASSPCPPSPLLVRVSQSMPRLHRKLESYFQSRLSGGGECTVRPVGPSAPDTFRVEFRERAAKEGVLKKGDHHISIDEKPVPIFLDTTKKPKEKTKPGSSSLTQSQAEAQSGEKHPNKGPVPNNVNSYVQKIFLTVTADLNCDLFSKEQRAHVTTLCPRVKKLEGDNGIEKVCGDFRDIEKIYHFLSEQLLENERNQESSPSTTERKPLDQQDCDSCFFPSEPKPRSEEKGSHFEIPLHFFEYFRYTCPGKIDSIEKRFGVNTKIQDIPPNTVYLDFTSSHSEDIEAARESFVSDFQKTIESLKQERVFLEDRKWANNIKQELSHRFPKLLIKDQGGVLTLLGTQDDISAANQKISEFLVLKPVKIFAPSCMKNTIEIDTAHYKLLEAQLLKKIVEIEQKYNSHSKVREKGQKTCILFDPKDKEIDLSVHAYASFIDAFQHATCQLTKEVLLLKTLGKEKQHLRGTKFADDFRKRHPDIHFVLSRETMTLTGLPNHVAEAKQYVLKSGDLSLSAGEKLNKDHETPMDTDSNNSKAASPSFKDSASSVASEADKKEKDTCVICMDTISDKHVLPKCKHEFCRCCIIEAMSYKPVCPVCQTSYGVQKGNQPEGTMIHKTVKESLPGYPSCGTIVITYDMSGGIQTNKHPNPGKPYYGIQRIAYLPDNKEGKKVLELLSKAFEQKLIFTVGQSRTSGISNVITWNDIHHKTSRYGGPENYGYPDPHYLERVKEELKAKGIDFRRTQHLCFVCGAEDRTPRMPVLQHPELLSSYSSPCSERQVQGNLSPPWPPPI; this is encoded by the exons CTAAGGAGGGAGTGTTGAAAAAAGGAGATCACCACATCTCGATTGATGAGAAACCTGTGCCCATTTTTCTGGATACCACTAAGAagccaaaagagaaaacaaaacctgGAAGTTCTTCACTGACACAGTCACAAGCTGAAGCACAGTCTGGGGAGAAACATCCAAATAAAGGTCCTGTTCCTAATAATGTCAACTCCTATGTCCAAAAG ATCTTTCTTACTGTGACAGCCGATCTGAACTGTGACCTGTTCTCCAAAGAGCAGAGGGCACATGTAACCACTCTCTGCCCCAGAGTCAAAAAGTTGGAGGGTGACAATGGAATTGAGAAGGTGTGTGGTGATTTCAGAGATATTGAGAAAATATATCACTTCTTAAGTGAGCAGCTCCTGGAGAATGAGAGGAATCAGGAATCTTCCCCTTCTACCACGGAGAGGAAACCACTTGACCAGCAGGACTGTGACAGCTGCTTTTTTCCTTCTGAACCAAAACCCAGGTCAGAAGAAAAAGGCAGCCATTTTGAAATTCCCTTGCATTTCTTTGAATACTTCAGATATACCTGTCCTGGTAAAATAGACTCAATAGAGAAAAGATTTGGTGTAAACACTAAAATTCAAGATATCCCTCCCAATACAGTCTATTTAGACTTTACCTCCAGCCATTCAGAGGACATAGAAGCAGCTCGTGAGTCTTTTGTCAGCGACTTTCAGAAGACCATTGAATCTCTGAAGCAAGAACGTGTCTTTTTAGAAGATAGGAAGTGGGCAAATAACATCAAACAGGAGTTGAGTCACAGATTTCCAAAGCTCCTGATAAAGGATCAAGGAGGAGTGCTCACTCTCCTTGGGACCCAAGATGACATTTCAGCTGCCAATCAAAAAATTTCCGAATTTCTTGTCTTGAAACCTGTGAAAATATTTGCTCCCAGTTGCATGAAGAACACAATTGAGATTGACACTGCTCACTATAAGCTTCTAGAAGCTCAGTTACTCAAAAAGATAGTAGAGATAGAGCAAAAGTACAATAGTCATAGTAAAGTTAGGGAGAAAGGTCAGAAAACCTGCATTCTATTTGATCCAAAGGATAAGGAGATAGATCTGTCTGTGCATGCTTATGCAAGTTTCATCGATGCCTTTCAACATGCCACCTGTCAGTTGACGAAAGAAGTCCTTTTACTGAAAACTTTGGGCAAGGAGAAACAGCACTTACGTGGGACTAAGTTTGCTGATGACTTTAGAAAGAGGCATCCAGATATACACTTTGTGCTGAGTCGAGAGACAATGACTTTGACTGGTTTGCCAAATCACGTTGCAGAGGCAAAACAATATGTCTTAAAGAGTGGGGACCTGTCTCTGTCAGCTGGAGAGAAATTGAACAAAGATCATGAAACACCCATGGACACTGATAGTAATAATTCAAAAGCAGCTTCGCCTTCATTCAAGGACTCTGCAAGTTCTGTGGCCTCCGAAGCAGATAAGAAGGAAAAGGACACCTGTGTCATCTGCATGGACACCATTAGTGACAAACACGTACTACCAAAGTGCAAGCACGAATTCTGCAGGTGTTGTATCATTGAAGCCATGTCTTATAAGCCTGTCTGCCCCGTGTGTCAGACTTCTTATGGTGTCCAGAAAGGGAATCAACCAGAAGGAACCATGATTCATAAAACTGTAAAAGAGTCACTTCCGGGTTATCCATCCTGTGGCACCATTGTCATTACATATGATATGTCAGGAGGCATACAAACG AACAAGCATCCAAACCCAGGAAAGCCTTATTATGGAATACAGCGAATTGCATACTTGCCTGataataaggaaggaaagaaggtttTGGAACTACTTTCAAAAGCCTTTGAACAAAAGCTGATTTTCACAGTGGGGCAATCTCGAACATCAGGAATCTCAAATGTCATTACATGGAATGATATACATCACAAAACATCCCGGTACGGAGGACCAGAAAA TTATGGCTACCCTGATCCTCACTACCTGGAACGTGTCAAGGAGGAACTGAAAGCTAAAGGAATTGA ttttcggcggacacaacatctttgttttgtatgtggtgctgaggatcgaacccctcgcatgccag TTTTACAGCACCCAGAACTTCTCTCGTCCTACAGCAGCCCCTGCTCAGAAAGGCAGGTCCAAGGAAATTTGTCGCCACCCTGGCCGCCGCCCATctga
- the Dtx3l gene encoding E3 ubiquitin-protein ligase DTX3L isoform X1: MASSPCPPSPLLVRVSQSMPRLHRKLESYFQSRLSGGGECTVRPVGPSAPDTFRVEFRERAAKEGVLKKGDHHISIDEKPVPIFLDTTKKPKEKTKPGSSSLTQSQAEAQSGEKHPNKGPVPNNVNSYVQKIFLTVTADLNCDLFSKEQRAHVTTLCPRVKKLEGDNGIEKVCGDFRDIEKIYHFLSEQLLENERNQESSPSTTERKPLDQQDCDSCFFPSEPKPRSEEKGSHFEIPLHFFEYFRYTCPGKIDSIEKRFGVNTKIQDIPPNTVYLDFTSSHSEDIEAARESFVSDFQKTIESLKQERVFLEDRKWANNIKQELSHRFPKLLIKDQGGVLTLLGTQDDISAANQKISEFLVLKPVKIFAPSCMKNTIEIDTAHYKLLEAQLLKKIVEIEQKYNSHSKVREKGQKTCILFDPKDKEIDLSVHAYASFIDAFQHATCQLTKEVLLLKTLGKEKQHLRGTKFADDFRKRHPDIHFVLSRETMTLTGLPNHVAEAKQYVLKSGDLSLSAGEKLNKDHETPMDTDSNNSKAASPSFKDSASSVASEADKKEKDTCVICMDTISDKHVLPKCKHEFCRCCIIEAMSYKPVCPVCQTSYGVQKGNQPEGTMIHKTVKESLPGYPSCGTIVITYDMSGGIQTNKHPNPGKPYYGIQRIAYLPDNKEGKKVLELLSKAFEQKLIFTVGQSRTSGISNVITWNDIHHKTSRYGGPENYGYPDPHYLERVKEELKAKGIEFLKKIKVAYRFHPFSSARESTVLQHPELLSSYSSPCSERQVQGNLSPPWPPPI; this comes from the exons CTAAGGAGGGAGTGTTGAAAAAAGGAGATCACCACATCTCGATTGATGAGAAACCTGTGCCCATTTTTCTGGATACCACTAAGAagccaaaagagaaaacaaaacctgGAAGTTCTTCACTGACACAGTCACAAGCTGAAGCACAGTCTGGGGAGAAACATCCAAATAAAGGTCCTGTTCCTAATAATGTCAACTCCTATGTCCAAAAG ATCTTTCTTACTGTGACAGCCGATCTGAACTGTGACCTGTTCTCCAAAGAGCAGAGGGCACATGTAACCACTCTCTGCCCCAGAGTCAAAAAGTTGGAGGGTGACAATGGAATTGAGAAGGTGTGTGGTGATTTCAGAGATATTGAGAAAATATATCACTTCTTAAGTGAGCAGCTCCTGGAGAATGAGAGGAATCAGGAATCTTCCCCTTCTACCACGGAGAGGAAACCACTTGACCAGCAGGACTGTGACAGCTGCTTTTTTCCTTCTGAACCAAAACCCAGGTCAGAAGAAAAAGGCAGCCATTTTGAAATTCCCTTGCATTTCTTTGAATACTTCAGATATACCTGTCCTGGTAAAATAGACTCAATAGAGAAAAGATTTGGTGTAAACACTAAAATTCAAGATATCCCTCCCAATACAGTCTATTTAGACTTTACCTCCAGCCATTCAGAGGACATAGAAGCAGCTCGTGAGTCTTTTGTCAGCGACTTTCAGAAGACCATTGAATCTCTGAAGCAAGAACGTGTCTTTTTAGAAGATAGGAAGTGGGCAAATAACATCAAACAGGAGTTGAGTCACAGATTTCCAAAGCTCCTGATAAAGGATCAAGGAGGAGTGCTCACTCTCCTTGGGACCCAAGATGACATTTCAGCTGCCAATCAAAAAATTTCCGAATTTCTTGTCTTGAAACCTGTGAAAATATTTGCTCCCAGTTGCATGAAGAACACAATTGAGATTGACACTGCTCACTATAAGCTTCTAGAAGCTCAGTTACTCAAAAAGATAGTAGAGATAGAGCAAAAGTACAATAGTCATAGTAAAGTTAGGGAGAAAGGTCAGAAAACCTGCATTCTATTTGATCCAAAGGATAAGGAGATAGATCTGTCTGTGCATGCTTATGCAAGTTTCATCGATGCCTTTCAACATGCCACCTGTCAGTTGACGAAAGAAGTCCTTTTACTGAAAACTTTGGGCAAGGAGAAACAGCACTTACGTGGGACTAAGTTTGCTGATGACTTTAGAAAGAGGCATCCAGATATACACTTTGTGCTGAGTCGAGAGACAATGACTTTGACTGGTTTGCCAAATCACGTTGCAGAGGCAAAACAATATGTCTTAAAGAGTGGGGACCTGTCTCTGTCAGCTGGAGAGAAATTGAACAAAGATCATGAAACACCCATGGACACTGATAGTAATAATTCAAAAGCAGCTTCGCCTTCATTCAAGGACTCTGCAAGTTCTGTGGCCTCCGAAGCAGATAAGAAGGAAAAGGACACCTGTGTCATCTGCATGGACACCATTAGTGACAAACACGTACTACCAAAGTGCAAGCACGAATTCTGCAGGTGTTGTATCATTGAAGCCATGTCTTATAAGCCTGTCTGCCCCGTGTGTCAGACTTCTTATGGTGTCCAGAAAGGGAATCAACCAGAAGGAACCATGATTCATAAAACTGTAAAAGAGTCACTTCCGGGTTATCCATCCTGTGGCACCATTGTCATTACATATGATATGTCAGGAGGCATACAAACG AACAAGCATCCAAACCCAGGAAAGCCTTATTATGGAATACAGCGAATTGCATACTTGCCTGataataaggaaggaaagaaggtttTGGAACTACTTTCAAAAGCCTTTGAACAAAAGCTGATTTTCACAGTGGGGCAATCTCGAACATCAGGAATCTCAAATGTCATTACATGGAATGATATACATCACAAAACATCCCGGTACGGAGGACCAGAAAA TTATGGCTACCCTGATCCTCACTACCTGGAACGTGTCAAGGAGGAACTGAAAGCTAAAGGAATTGA GTTTCTAAAGAAGATAAAAGTAGCCTACAGGTTTCATCCCTTCTCTTCTGCTAGAGAAAGCACAG TTTTACAGCACCCAGAACTTCTCTCGTCCTACAGCAGCCCCTGCTCAGAAAGGCAGGTCCAAGGAAATTTGTCGCCACCCTGGCCGCCGCCCATctga
- the Dtx3l gene encoding E3 ubiquitin-protein ligase DTX3L isoform X5, giving the protein MASSPCPPSPLLVRVSQSMPRLHRKLESYFQSRLSGGGECTVRPVGPSAPDTFRVEFRERAAKEGVLKKGDHHISIDEKPVPIFLDTTKKPKEKTKPGSSSLTQSQAEAQSGEKHPNKGPVPNNVNSYVQKIFLTVTADLNCDLFSKEQRAHVTTLCPRVKKLEGDNGIEKVCGDFRDIEKIYHFLSEQLLENERNQESSPSTTERKPLDQQDCDSCFFPSEPKPRSEEKGSHFEIPLHFFEYFRYTCPGKIDSIEKRFGVNTKIQDIPPNTVYLDFTSSHSEDIEAARESFVSDFQKTIESLKQERVFLEDRKWANNIKQELSHRFPKLLIKDQGGVLTLLGTQDDISAANQKISEFLVLKPVKIFAPSCMKNTIEIDTAHYKLLEAQLLKKIVEIEQKYNSHSKVREKGQKTCILFDPKDKEIDLSVHAYASFIDAFQHATCQLTKEVLLLKTLGKEKQHLRGTKFADDFRKRHPDIHFVLSRETMTLTGLPNHVAEAKQYVLKSGDLSLSAGEKLNKDHETPMDTDSNNSKAASPSFKDSASSVASEADKKEKDTCVICMDTISDKHVLPKCKHEFCRCCIIEAMSYKPVCPVCQTSYGVQKGNQPEGTMIHKTVKESLPGYPSCGTIVITYDMSGGIQTNKHPNPGKPYYGIQRIAYLPDNKEGKKVLELLSKAFEQKLIFTVGQSRTSGISNVITWNDIHHKTSRYGGPENYGYPDPHYLERVKEELKAKGIE; this is encoded by the exons CTAAGGAGGGAGTGTTGAAAAAAGGAGATCACCACATCTCGATTGATGAGAAACCTGTGCCCATTTTTCTGGATACCACTAAGAagccaaaagagaaaacaaaacctgGAAGTTCTTCACTGACACAGTCACAAGCTGAAGCACAGTCTGGGGAGAAACATCCAAATAAAGGTCCTGTTCCTAATAATGTCAACTCCTATGTCCAAAAG ATCTTTCTTACTGTGACAGCCGATCTGAACTGTGACCTGTTCTCCAAAGAGCAGAGGGCACATGTAACCACTCTCTGCCCCAGAGTCAAAAAGTTGGAGGGTGACAATGGAATTGAGAAGGTGTGTGGTGATTTCAGAGATATTGAGAAAATATATCACTTCTTAAGTGAGCAGCTCCTGGAGAATGAGAGGAATCAGGAATCTTCCCCTTCTACCACGGAGAGGAAACCACTTGACCAGCAGGACTGTGACAGCTGCTTTTTTCCTTCTGAACCAAAACCCAGGTCAGAAGAAAAAGGCAGCCATTTTGAAATTCCCTTGCATTTCTTTGAATACTTCAGATATACCTGTCCTGGTAAAATAGACTCAATAGAGAAAAGATTTGGTGTAAACACTAAAATTCAAGATATCCCTCCCAATACAGTCTATTTAGACTTTACCTCCAGCCATTCAGAGGACATAGAAGCAGCTCGTGAGTCTTTTGTCAGCGACTTTCAGAAGACCATTGAATCTCTGAAGCAAGAACGTGTCTTTTTAGAAGATAGGAAGTGGGCAAATAACATCAAACAGGAGTTGAGTCACAGATTTCCAAAGCTCCTGATAAAGGATCAAGGAGGAGTGCTCACTCTCCTTGGGACCCAAGATGACATTTCAGCTGCCAATCAAAAAATTTCCGAATTTCTTGTCTTGAAACCTGTGAAAATATTTGCTCCCAGTTGCATGAAGAACACAATTGAGATTGACACTGCTCACTATAAGCTTCTAGAAGCTCAGTTACTCAAAAAGATAGTAGAGATAGAGCAAAAGTACAATAGTCATAGTAAAGTTAGGGAGAAAGGTCAGAAAACCTGCATTCTATTTGATCCAAAGGATAAGGAGATAGATCTGTCTGTGCATGCTTATGCAAGTTTCATCGATGCCTTTCAACATGCCACCTGTCAGTTGACGAAAGAAGTCCTTTTACTGAAAACTTTGGGCAAGGAGAAACAGCACTTACGTGGGACTAAGTTTGCTGATGACTTTAGAAAGAGGCATCCAGATATACACTTTGTGCTGAGTCGAGAGACAATGACTTTGACTGGTTTGCCAAATCACGTTGCAGAGGCAAAACAATATGTCTTAAAGAGTGGGGACCTGTCTCTGTCAGCTGGAGAGAAATTGAACAAAGATCATGAAACACCCATGGACACTGATAGTAATAATTCAAAAGCAGCTTCGCCTTCATTCAAGGACTCTGCAAGTTCTGTGGCCTCCGAAGCAGATAAGAAGGAAAAGGACACCTGTGTCATCTGCATGGACACCATTAGTGACAAACACGTACTACCAAAGTGCAAGCACGAATTCTGCAGGTGTTGTATCATTGAAGCCATGTCTTATAAGCCTGTCTGCCCCGTGTGTCAGACTTCTTATGGTGTCCAGAAAGGGAATCAACCAGAAGGAACCATGATTCATAAAACTGTAAAAGAGTCACTTCCGGGTTATCCATCCTGTGGCACCATTGTCATTACATATGATATGTCAGGAGGCATACAAACG AACAAGCATCCAAACCCAGGAAAGCCTTATTATGGAATACAGCGAATTGCATACTTGCCTGataataaggaaggaaagaaggtttTGGAACTACTTTCAAAAGCCTTTGAACAAAAGCTGATTTTCACAGTGGGGCAATCTCGAACATCAGGAATCTCAAATGTCATTACATGGAATGATATACATCACAAAACATCCCGGTACGGAGGACCAGAAAA TTATGGCTACCCTGATCCTCACTACCTGGAACGTGTCAAGGAGGAACTGAAAGCTAAAGGAATTGAGTAA